The DNA window GGCATTTCTTCCAGCTCGCCAATGATCGCATCCAGAAGATCGATCCCGATACAGGCAAGGTGCTCGCCACGATCCCGGCGCCCGGCGGCGGCCGCGATTCCGGGCTGACCTGGGCCGAAGGCACGCTCTGGGTGGGGCAGTACCGCGAGCGCAAAATCCACCAGATCGATCCCGAGACCGGGAAAATCCTGCGCACCGTCGAATCCAACCGCTTCGTCACCGGCGTGACCTGGGTGGACGGCGAGCTGTGGCACGCCACCTGGGAAGGCGATCAGAGCGATCTGCGCCGCGTTGATCCAAGAACCGGCAAGGTCCTGGAGACGCTCGACATGCCCGATGGCATCGGTGTCTCGGGGATGGAATCGGATGGCGGCGAGCGCCTCTACTGCGGCAGCACGTCCGACGGGGTGGTGCGAGCGGTGCGCCGGCCGAAGTGAGGCGCTTTCTCTGACGGAGGCATCAGGGCCGCGAAGTCGAGCCGCG is part of the Mesorhizobium loti genome and encodes:
- a CDS encoding Vgb family protein; translation: MKHAAAEILREYGPFPGVERVHGVSFDGENVWFASGEKLNAFDPQSGQTLRSIDVAAHAGTAFDGRHFFQLANDRIQKIDPDTGKVLATIPAPGGGRDSGLTWAEGTLWVGQYRERKIHQIDPETGKILRTVESNRFVTGVTWVDGELWHATWEGDQSDLRRVDPRTGKVLETLDMPDGIGVSGMESDGGERLYCGSTSDGVVRAVRRPK